From the Vallicoccus soli genome, one window contains:
- the cofD gene encoding 2-phospho-L-lactate transferase, with amino-acid sequence MSAPTPSPAGPRVVVPAGGIGGARFLRGLLAAAPGARVDVIGNTGDDITLFGLRVCPDLDTVMYTLGGGIHEEQGWGRADETFAVKEELAAYGVEPQWFGLGDRDIATHVVRTQMLGAGYPLSAVTQALCARWGLPALGVRLLPMTDDPVETHVVVEDDQGRRAVHFQEYWVRLRAAPPALSVVPVGADAARPGPGVLEAVADADVVLLPPSNPVVSIGTVLAVPGVADALRAAGAPVVGLSPVVGGAPVRGMADKVLAAIGVEPTAAAVAAHYGARGAGGLLDGWLVDERDADAVAEVEALGIRCRAVPLLMRDLEASAAMARAALDLAAEVRA; translated from the coding sequence GTGAGCGCGCCGACCCCCTCCCCCGCCGGGCCGCGCGTCGTCGTCCCCGCGGGCGGCATCGGCGGCGCGCGCTTCCTGCGCGGACTGCTCGCCGCGGCCCCCGGCGCGCGCGTCGACGTCATCGGCAACACCGGGGACGACATCACCCTCTTCGGCCTGCGCGTCTGCCCCGACCTGGACACCGTCATGTACACGCTCGGCGGCGGGATCCACGAGGAGCAGGGGTGGGGCCGGGCCGACGAGACGTTCGCGGTCAAGGAGGAGCTCGCCGCGTACGGCGTGGAGCCGCAGTGGTTCGGCCTCGGCGACCGCGACATCGCCACCCACGTGGTGCGCACGCAGATGCTCGGGGCCGGCTACCCCCTCTCGGCCGTGACGCAGGCCCTCTGCGCCCGCTGGGGCCTGCCCGCCCTCGGGGTGCGCCTGCTGCCCATGACCGACGACCCGGTGGAGACGCACGTCGTCGTCGAGGACGACCAGGGCCGGCGGGCCGTGCACTTCCAGGAGTACTGGGTGCGCCTGCGCGCCGCACCGCCGGCGCTGTCCGTGGTGCCGGTGGGCGCGGACGCCGCCCGCCCCGGCCCCGGGGTGCTCGAGGCCGTCGCCGACGCCGACGTGGTGCTCCTGCCCCCGTCCAACCCGGTGGTGTCGATCGGCACCGTGCTCGCCGTCCCCGGGGTCGCCGACGCGCTGCGGGCCGCGGGCGCGCCCGTCGTCGGCCTGTCCCCCGTGGTCGGCGGCGCCCCGGTGCGCGGGATGGCCGACAAGGTCCTCGCGGCGATCGGGGTGGAGCCCACCGCCGCCGCGGTGGCCGCGCACTACGGGGCGCGCGGCGCCGGCGGGCTGCTCGACGGCTGGCTCGTCGACGAGCGCGACGCCGACGCCGTCGCCGAGGTCGAGGCGCTGGGCATCCGCTGCCGGGCGGTGCCCCTGCTCATGCGCGACCTCGAGGCCTCCGCGGCCATGGCGCGCGCCGCGCTCGACCTGGCCGCCGAGGTGCGCGCGTGA
- a CDS encoding WhiB family transcriptional regulator, which produces MTEDLPLVDGTAEELSWQERALCAQTDPEAFFPEKGGSTREAKKVCLGCDVRAECLEYALEHDERFGIWGGLSERERRRLKKLAV; this is translated from the coding sequence GTGACTGAGGACCTTCCCCTCGTCGACGGGACCGCTGAGGAGCTCAGCTGGCAGGAGCGCGCGCTCTGCGCCCAGACGGATCCGGAGGCCTTCTTCCCGGAGAAGGGCGGCTCCACGAGGGAGGCCAAGAAGGTCTGCCTCGGGTGCGACGTGCGCGCGGAGTGCCTGGAGTACGCGCTGGAGCACGACGAGCGCTTCGGCATCTGGGGCGGGCTGAGCGAGCGCGAGCGGCGGCGGCTCAAGAAGCTCGCGGTCTGA
- a CDS encoding metallopeptidase family protein — protein MLRGRRRDRRGRGVRGPLSPPEVPLSRSRAERFDDLVLDAVERLERDWSRELADVEFAVEEVPPAGLPAPADPAADPVPLGRSVPAGAEGAGSPARVVVFRRPVEARAPEERELALLVHEVVVEQVAELLGLEPETVDPDHRDRD, from the coding sequence GTGCTGAGGGGACGCCGCCGGGACCGGCGCGGGCGAGGGGTGCGCGGGCCGCTGAGCCCGCCGGAGGTGCCGCTGTCGCGCTCGCGCGCCGAGCGCTTCGACGACCTCGTGCTCGACGCGGTGGAGCGGCTCGAGCGGGACTGGTCCCGGGAGCTGGCCGACGTGGAGTTCGCCGTCGAGGAGGTGCCGCCGGCCGGGCTGCCGGCGCCGGCCGACCCCGCGGCCGACCCGGTGCCGCTGGGCCGCTCGGTGCCCGCCGGCGCCGAGGGGGCGGGCTCCCCGGCGCGGGTCGTCGTCTTCCGGCGCCCGGTCGAGGCCCGTGCGCCCGAGGAGCGCGAGCTCGCCCTGCTCGTGCACGAGGTCGTCGTCGAGCAGGTGGCCGAGCTGCTGGGCCTGGAGCCGGAGACCGTCGACCCCGACCACCGCGACCGGGACTGA
- a CDS encoding DUF3499 domain-containing protein produces the protein MSPVRRCSRTACGRPAVATLTYVYADSTAVLGPLATYAEPHCYDLCAAHAERLTAPRGWEVLRLAPDPDALVPSSDDLAALADAVREAARPAPPAARAEPERRTAEVGRRGHLRVLRSPER, from the coding sequence GTGAGTCCCGTCCGCCGCTGCTCGCGCACCGCGTGCGGGCGCCCCGCGGTGGCGACGCTGACCTACGTGTACGCCGACTCCACGGCGGTGCTCGGCCCGCTCGCGACGTACGCCGAGCCGCACTGCTACGACCTGTGCGCCGCCCACGCCGAGCGCCTCACGGCGCCGCGCGGCTGGGAGGTCCTGCGCCTCGCGCCCGACCCCGACGCCCTCGTGCCCAGCAGCGACGACCTCGCCGCGCTCGCCGACGCCGTGCGCGAGGCGGCCCGGCCGGCGCCGCCGGCCGCGCGCGCCGAGCCCGAGCGGCGCACCGCCGAGGTGGGGCGCCGCGGGCACCTGCGGGTGCTGCGCAGCCCCGAGCGCTGA
- a CDS encoding phosphomannomutase/phosphoglucomutase produces MPDLTRPDLSRIVKSYDVRGLVPQELDEGLARAFGAAFVRVVGASGGRVVVGHDMRPSSPGLVAAFVEGATAQGADVVAIGLASTDQLYFASGSLGCPGAMFTASHNPAGYNGIKMCRAGAVPLGLDSGLGEVRRLVEEGVPAHDGPRGSVEERDLLGAYGEHLRSLVDLSGNRRLTVVVDAGNGMAGHTVPGVLTGLPLDVVPMYFELDGTFPNHEANPIEPHNLVDLQAAVRREGADVGLAFDGDADRCFLVDERGEVVPPSALTALIAVRELVKAPGSAVIHNLITSRAVPEIVAEHGGTPVRERVGHSFIKARMAQTDAVFGGEHSGHFYFRDFWRADSGMLAALHALAALGEQERPLSALVAQYDRYATSGEVNSTVADQRASMEQVRTLLAGRPGVVVDELDGVTFTTPDWWVNVRPSGTEPLLRLNVEARDAATMAALRDEVLAVIREEGAA; encoded by the coding sequence GTGCCCGACCTCACCCGGCCCGACCTGTCCCGGATCGTCAAGTCGTACGACGTGCGCGGCCTGGTGCCGCAGGAGCTCGACGAGGGGCTGGCCCGCGCCTTCGGCGCCGCCTTCGTGCGGGTCGTCGGCGCCTCCGGCGGGCGCGTCGTCGTGGGCCACGACATGCGCCCGTCCTCGCCGGGGCTCGTGGCGGCCTTCGTCGAGGGGGCGACCGCGCAGGGCGCGGACGTCGTGGCCATCGGCCTCGCCTCCACCGACCAGCTCTACTTCGCCAGCGGCTCGCTCGGCTGCCCCGGCGCCATGTTCACCGCGAGCCACAACCCGGCCGGCTACAACGGCATCAAGATGTGCCGGGCCGGGGCCGTGCCCCTCGGCCTCGACAGCGGGCTGGGCGAGGTGCGCCGCCTCGTCGAGGAGGGCGTGCCCGCCCACGACGGCCCGCGCGGCAGCGTCGAGGAGCGCGACCTGCTCGGCGCGTACGGCGAGCACCTGCGCTCCCTCGTCGACCTCAGCGGCAACCGCCGCCTGACGGTCGTCGTCGACGCCGGCAACGGGATGGCCGGGCACACGGTGCCCGGCGTGCTCACCGGGCTGCCGCTCGACGTGGTGCCGATGTACTTCGAGCTCGACGGCACGTTCCCGAACCACGAGGCCAACCCGATCGAGCCGCACAACCTGGTCGACCTGCAGGCGGCGGTGCGCCGCGAGGGCGCCGACGTGGGCCTGGCCTTCGACGGCGACGCCGACCGCTGCTTCCTCGTCGACGAGCGCGGCGAGGTCGTGCCTCCCTCGGCGCTCACGGCGCTCATCGCGGTGCGCGAGCTCGTCAAGGCGCCCGGCAGCGCGGTGATCCACAACCTCATCACCTCGCGCGCGGTGCCCGAGATCGTCGCGGAGCACGGCGGCACCCCGGTGCGCGAGCGCGTCGGGCACTCGTTCATCAAGGCGCGGATGGCGCAGACCGACGCCGTCTTCGGCGGCGAGCACTCGGGGCACTTCTACTTCCGCGACTTCTGGCGCGCCGACTCCGGCATGCTCGCGGCGCTGCACGCGCTCGCCGCCCTCGGCGAGCAGGAGCGCCCGCTGTCCGCGCTGGTGGCGCAGTACGACCGCTACGCCACCTCCGGCGAGGTCAACAGCACCGTCGCCGACCAGCGGGCGTCGATGGAGCAGGTGCGCACCCTGCTCGCCGGGCGCCCCGGCGTCGTCGTCGACGAGCTCGACGGCGTCACCTTCACCACCCCCGACTGGTGGGTGAACGTGCGACCCTCGGGGACCGAGCCGCTGCTGCGGCTCAACGTCGAGGCGCGCGACGCGGCGACGATGGCCGCGCTGCGCGACGAGGTCCTGGCCGTCATCCGCGAGGAGGGAGCCGCGTGA
- a CDS encoding Trm112 family protein, with amino-acid sequence MNLSPGLLDVLACPVCHSPLRADDAASELVCTAPPITCGRAYPVRDDIPVLLVDEARLPDPS; translated from the coding sequence GTGAACCTGTCGCCCGGCCTGCTGGACGTGCTCGCCTGCCCCGTCTGCCACAGCCCGCTGCGCGCCGACGACGCGGCGTCCGAGCTCGTGTGCACGGCGCCGCCCATCACGTGCGGGCGCGCCTACCCGGTGCGCGACGACATCCCGGTGCTGCTCGTGGACGAGGCCCGCCTCCCGGACCCGTCGTGA
- a CDS encoding SIS domain-containing protein, which produces MSVDESLLDDPGAVLAADRSELLRFVATSGAQVREAMTRADEAGVARLAEDGRPRSVVVAAAGASRHVGSVLEAVAGASCPVPVLRADGFALPGWVGPLDLVVAVGGATPPEETWALADESARRGCRLLVVAPPEGPLAEAARRARGVHVPVHRSGRPSRADLWARAVPLLLAADALGLASVPMDALERAADRLDRTAERCGPAVDPLDNPAKSLALQLIDALPLLWASGDVAAMPARRFADRIAVDAGLPAVADELPAAGHAAAALLDGSLRPDEDDFFRDRVEEGGVGRPRVVVVRDAEEDPRVALRREQLAQIAADGGVAWSEVVATPGHPVERLAELVSVTDFAATYLALVHGTDPSRRSTVNELDDRTRRR; this is translated from the coding sequence GTGAGCGTCGACGAGTCGCTCCTCGACGACCCGGGCGCGGTCCTCGCGGCCGACCGCTCCGAGCTGCTGCGCTTCGTGGCGACGTCGGGGGCCCAGGTCCGCGAGGCGATGACGCGCGCCGACGAGGCGGGCGTGGCCCGCCTCGCCGAGGACGGCCGGCCCCGCTCGGTGGTCGTCGCGGCCGCGGGCGCCTCGCGCCACGTGGGGTCGGTGCTCGAGGCCGTCGCCGGGGCGAGCTGCCCCGTGCCGGTGCTGCGGGCCGACGGCTTCGCGCTGCCCGGCTGGGTGGGTCCGCTCGACCTCGTCGTGGCGGTCGGCGGCGCGACGCCGCCGGAGGAGACCTGGGCGCTCGCCGACGAGTCGGCGCGCCGCGGCTGCCGCCTGCTCGTCGTCGCGCCCCCGGAGGGGCCGCTCGCCGAGGCGGCCCGCCGCGCCCGCGGCGTGCACGTGCCCGTGCACCGCAGCGGCCGCCCCAGCCGGGCGGACCTGTGGGCCCGGGCCGTCCCGCTGCTGCTCGCCGCCGACGCCCTCGGCCTGGCCTCGGTGCCGATGGACGCCCTCGAGCGCGCCGCCGACCGGCTGGACCGCACCGCGGAGCGCTGCGGCCCGGCGGTGGACCCGCTGGACAACCCCGCCAAGTCGCTGGCCCTGCAGCTCATCGACGCGCTGCCGCTGCTGTGGGCGAGCGGCGACGTCGCGGCCATGCCCGCGCGCCGCTTCGCCGACCGCATCGCCGTCGACGCCGGGCTGCCCGCCGTCGCCGACGAGCTACCGGCGGCCGGGCACGCCGCCGCGGCGCTGCTCGACGGGTCGCTGCGCCCCGACGAGGACGACTTCTTCCGCGACCGGGTCGAGGAGGGTGGCGTCGGCCGGCCCCGGGTCGTCGTCGTGCGCGACGCGGAGGAGGACCCCCGGGTCGCCCTGCGCCGCGAGCAGCTCGCGCAGATCGCGGCGGACGGCGGGGTCGCCTGGAGCGAGGTCGTCGCCACTCCGGGGCACCCGGTGGAGCGGCTCGCCGAGCTCGTCTCGGTGACCGACTTCGCCGCGACGTACCTCGCGCTCGTCCACGGCACGGACCCCTCGCGCCGCTCCACGGTCAACGAGCTCGACGACCGCACCCGGCGCCGGTAG
- a CDS encoding PRC-barrel domain-containing protein, with translation MFEAEDVRDWLGHDVVDAEGAKVGSLESVYYDTATQEPAFASVKVGVVSKKLVFVPLAGALVAPGHLKVMADKKLVKEAPSIDTDGELTADLEPAVFEHYGLAYVPGATGERRLGRR, from the coding sequence GTGTTCGAGGCGGAGGACGTGCGGGACTGGCTCGGCCACGACGTGGTCGACGCGGAGGGGGCCAAGGTGGGGTCCCTGGAGTCGGTGTACTACGACACCGCGACCCAGGAGCCCGCGTTCGCCTCGGTGAAGGTCGGCGTGGTGTCGAAGAAGCTCGTCTTCGTGCCGCTGGCCGGCGCCCTCGTCGCGCCGGGGCACCTCAAGGTGATGGCCGACAAGAAGCTCGTCAAGGAGGCGCCGTCGATCGACACCGACGGCGAGCTCACCGCCGACCTCGAGCCGGCCGTGTTCGAGCACTACGGCCTGGCGTACGTGCCCGGCGCCACCGGCGAGCGGCGGCTCGGCCGCCGCTGA
- a CDS encoding YihY/virulence factor BrkB family protein yields the protein MDGAAGGEEQRVVQWLDRYQRRRRWLGFPLAVVYKYVDDQGGYLSALITYYAFLSLFPLLLLSSTVLGFVLSGNPDLQQQILDTAVGQIPVIGDQLADPDALSGSGLGLLVGVLGTLYAGLGVGQATQNAMNICWAVPRNERPNPITSRGRSLVLLLTVGLAVLGTTVLSAIATRGSAFGLDVGRDLRIATTALAVLLNVTVFVVTFRVATALALPLRHVLPGALLAAVVWQLLQTFGAAYVSHVVSTATAVNGVFALVLGLVAFIYLEAVAVVMGAEVNVVRARRLYPRALLTPFTDAVELTPADERAYAGYAGAQRHKGFEQVQVRFRKDGGGDGDGDGGGDGGGGATASPPADATDPSDPAPHRAPDPAPDPDPLSPR from the coding sequence GTGGACGGGGCCGCCGGCGGGGAGGAGCAGCGGGTGGTGCAGTGGCTCGACCGCTACCAGCGGCGCCGGCGGTGGCTCGGCTTCCCGCTCGCCGTCGTCTACAAGTACGTCGACGACCAGGGCGGCTACCTGTCCGCGCTCATCACCTACTACGCCTTCCTGTCGCTGTTCCCGCTGCTGCTGCTCTCCTCGACGGTCCTCGGCTTCGTCCTGTCCGGGAACCCCGACCTGCAGCAGCAGATCCTCGACACCGCGGTCGGGCAGATCCCCGTCATCGGCGACCAGCTCGCCGACCCGGACGCGCTGTCCGGCAGCGGGCTGGGCCTGCTCGTCGGCGTGCTCGGCACCCTCTACGCGGGCCTCGGGGTCGGCCAGGCCACGCAGAACGCCATGAACATCTGCTGGGCGGTGCCGCGCAACGAGCGCCCGAACCCGATCACCTCCCGCGGGCGCAGCCTGGTCCTGCTGCTCACGGTGGGGCTCGCGGTGCTCGGCACCACCGTGCTCTCGGCGATCGCCACGCGCGGCTCGGCGTTCGGCCTCGACGTGGGCCGCGACCTGCGCATCGCGACGACGGCCCTGGCCGTGCTCCTCAACGTCACCGTCTTCGTCGTCACCTTCCGGGTCGCCACGGCCCTGGCGCTGCCGCTGCGGCACGTCCTGCCCGGCGCCCTGCTCGCCGCGGTCGTGTGGCAGCTGCTGCAGACGTTCGGCGCGGCGTACGTCTCCCACGTCGTCAGCACCGCCACCGCCGTGAACGGCGTCTTCGCCCTCGTGCTGGGGCTCGTCGCGTTCATCTACCTCGAGGCCGTGGCCGTCGTCATGGGCGCCGAGGTGAACGTCGTCCGCGCCCGGCGCCTGTACCCGCGGGCCCTGCTGACCCCCTTCACCGACGCCGTCGAGCTGACCCCCGCCGACGAGCGGGCGTACGCGGGCTACGCCGGCGCCCAGCGGCACAAGGGCTTCGAGCAGGTGCAGGTGCGCTTCCGCAAGGACGGCGGCGGCGACGGCGACGGCGACGGCGGTGGTGACGGCGGCGGGGGCGCCACCGCGTCACCGCCGGCCGACGCCACCGACCCGTCCGACCCCGCCCCGCACCGGGCCCCCGACCCCGCGCCCGACCCCGACCCCCTCAGCCCCCGCTGA
- the hrpA gene encoding ATP-dependent RNA helicase HrpA, with the protein MTAPTTSRPDRAERERVQALTERLAGLQVRDEHRLGRRLEGLRRQRDPGARARTLDAVEAEVAAAEQRVERRRAAVPRIAYPEQLPVSQRREDILAAIRDHQVVIVAGETGSGKTTQLPKLCLELGRGVRGLVGHTQPRRIAARTVAERIAEELGTPLGSTVGYQVRFTDRAGDDTLVKLMTDGILLAEIQRDRLLSRYDTIIVDEAHERSLNIDFILGYLKQLLPRRPDLKVVITSATIDPQRFSEHFDGAPVVEVSGRTYPVEVRYRPLVEDLATGGDEEEDGDGDAEPVVRDQTQAICDAVQELQREGDGDVLVFLSGEREIRDTADALRRLDLRHTEVVPLYARLSAGEQHRVFQPHTGRRVVLATNVAETSLTVPGIRYVVDPGTARISRYSSRLKVQRLPIEPVSQASANQRTGRCGRVAEGICIRLYSEEDFLGRPEFTDPEILRTSLASVILQMTALGLGDIVRFPFVEPPDRRQVKDGLDLLHELGAIDPGEQDPRKRLTETGRQLAQLPLDPRLARMVLEGQRNGCAREVMVVAAALSIQDPRERPVEAQQAADEKHRRFQEPDSDFLAWLKLWDYLQEQQEALSSGQFRRLCKREFLHYLRVREWQDVFGQLRQMARAVGVTADGPPADPQRLHASLLAGLLSHIGLKDPEKQDYVGARGARFALWPGSGVARKRPRWVMAAELVETSRLWGRTVARIEPEWVEPLAQHLVKRSYSEPHWEKDRASVVAYEKVTLYGVPLVAARKVGYGRVDPALSRELFIRHALVEGDWRTHHAFFEANRRLLEDVEDLEHRARRRDLVVDDEALFAFYDARVPESVVSGRHFDSWWKKARRTQPELLTFTRELLLEERAQEVTEEAYPLTWRQGDLELPLTYQFEPGSAADGVTVHVPVQVLNRLSAEGFDWQVPGLRHELVTALIRSLPKPVRVRFVPAPDHARAALERIRPEDGPLLDVLTEELHRASGAPVPWDAWDLDKVPAHLRMTFRVEGRRGEVLGEGKDLDELVRALQPTVRRAVSRVVSGVERAGLTAWPDGDLPRRVQQQREGHLVEGFPALADEGATVAVRVMATPSEQEAAHAAGTRRLLLLTTPSPVKGVVQGLSNRAKLALSDNPHGGVLPLLEDCLAAAVDGVVADQGGPAWDAGGFARLRDAVRAESHDRLEQVLAQVEQVLATASSVRRRITGTTVMSLLPALTDARAQLDGLVHPGFVAEAGTRRLPDLVRYLRALDQRLQRLPDDPHRDRAAMVQVQRAQEAYEETLAALAPARRATQEVRAVRWMLEELRVSLFAQTLGTAHPVSEKRILKALAAL; encoded by the coding sequence ATGACGGCACCCACCACCTCCCGGCCGGACCGGGCCGAGCGCGAGCGCGTCCAGGCGCTCACCGAGCGCCTCGCCGGGCTCCAGGTCCGCGACGAGCACCGGCTCGGCCGGCGCCTGGAGGGGCTGCGCCGCCAGCGCGACCCGGGGGCGCGGGCGCGCACGCTCGACGCGGTCGAGGCCGAGGTGGCGGCGGCCGAGCAGCGGGTGGAGCGCCGTCGGGCGGCGGTGCCGCGGATCGCGTACCCGGAGCAACTGCCGGTGAGCCAGCGCCGCGAGGACATCCTCGCGGCGATCAGGGACCACCAGGTCGTCATCGTCGCGGGCGAGACCGGGTCGGGGAAGACGACGCAGCTGCCGAAGCTGTGCCTCGAGCTCGGCCGGGGCGTGCGGGGGCTCGTGGGGCACACCCAGCCGCGGCGCATCGCCGCGCGCACCGTCGCCGAGCGCATCGCCGAGGAGCTCGGGACGCCGCTCGGGTCGACCGTCGGCTACCAGGTCCGCTTCACCGACCGGGCGGGCGACGACACCCTCGTCAAGCTCATGACCGACGGCATCCTGCTGGCCGAGATCCAGCGCGACCGGCTGCTGTCCCGCTACGACACGATCATCGTCGACGAGGCCCACGAGCGGAGCCTCAACATCGACTTCATCCTCGGCTACCTCAAGCAGCTCCTGCCGCGCCGGCCGGACCTCAAGGTCGTCATCACCTCGGCGACCATCGACCCGCAGCGCTTCAGCGAGCACTTCGACGGCGCACCCGTGGTCGAGGTGAGCGGGCGGACGTACCCGGTGGAGGTCCGCTACCGCCCGCTCGTCGAGGACCTGGCGACCGGGGGCGACGAGGAGGAGGACGGGGACGGCGACGCCGAGCCCGTCGTGCGGGACCAGACCCAGGCCATCTGCGACGCGGTGCAGGAGCTGCAGCGCGAGGGGGACGGCGACGTGCTCGTCTTCCTCTCCGGGGAGCGCGAGATCCGCGACACCGCCGACGCCCTGCGGCGCCTGGACCTGCGGCACACCGAGGTCGTGCCGCTCTACGCCCGGCTGTCCGCCGGCGAGCAGCACCGCGTCTTCCAGCCGCACACCGGGCGCCGCGTCGTCCTCGCCACCAACGTGGCCGAGACCTCCCTGACCGTCCCCGGCATCCGGTACGTCGTCGACCCCGGCACCGCGCGCATCTCGCGCTACAGCTCGCGCCTGAAGGTGCAGCGCCTGCCGATCGAGCCGGTCTCGCAGGCGTCGGCGAACCAGCGCACGGGCCGCTGCGGTCGTGTCGCCGAGGGCATCTGCATCCGGCTCTACAGCGAGGAGGACTTCCTCGGCCGGCCGGAGTTCACCGATCCGGAGATCCTGCGCACCAGCCTGGCAAGCGTCATCCTGCAGATGACGGCGCTGGGCCTCGGCGACATCGTCCGCTTCCCGTTCGTCGAGCCGCCGGACCGCCGGCAGGTCAAGGACGGCCTCGACCTGCTGCACGAGCTCGGCGCGATCGACCCGGGGGAGCAGGACCCGCGCAAGCGGCTCACCGAGACGGGGCGCCAGCTCGCGCAGCTGCCGCTCGACCCGCGCCTGGCGCGGATGGTGCTCGAGGGCCAGCGCAACGGCTGCGCCCGCGAGGTCATGGTCGTCGCGGCCGCGCTGTCCATCCAGGACCCGCGCGAGCGCCCGGTCGAGGCGCAGCAGGCCGCCGACGAGAAGCACCGGCGGTTCCAGGAGCCGGACAGCGACTTCCTCGCGTGGCTCAAGCTCTGGGACTACCTGCAGGAGCAGCAGGAAGCGCTCTCGAGCGGGCAGTTCCGGCGGCTGTGCAAGCGCGAGTTCCTCCACTACCTGCGCGTGCGCGAGTGGCAGGACGTCTTCGGCCAGCTCCGCCAGATGGCCAGGGCCGTCGGCGTCACCGCTGACGGGCCGCCCGCGGACCCGCAGCGGCTGCACGCGTCGCTGCTCGCCGGCCTGCTGAGCCACATCGGCCTCAAGGACCCGGAGAAGCAGGACTACGTGGGCGCCCGCGGCGCCCGGTTCGCCCTCTGGCCGGGCAGCGGCGTCGCGAGGAAGCGCCCGCGCTGGGTGATGGCCGCCGAGCTCGTCGAGACGTCCCGGCTGTGGGGCCGCACCGTCGCCCGGATCGAGCCCGAGTGGGTCGAGCCCCTCGCCCAGCACCTGGTGAAGCGCTCGTACAGCGAGCCGCACTGGGAGAAGGACCGGGCGAGCGTCGTCGCGTACGAGAAGGTCACCCTCTACGGCGTCCCGCTCGTCGCCGCCCGCAAGGTCGGGTACGGCCGCGTCGACCCGGCCCTGTCCCGCGAGCTCTTCATCCGCCACGCCCTCGTCGAGGGCGACTGGCGCACGCACCACGCGTTCTTCGAGGCCAACCGGCGCCTGCTCGAGGACGTCGAGGACCTCGAGCACCGCGCCCGCCGCCGCGACCTCGTCGTCGACGACGAGGCGCTCTTCGCGTTCTACGACGCGCGCGTGCCCGAGAGCGTCGTGTCCGGGCGGCACTTCGACAGCTGGTGGAAGAAGGCGCGGCGCACGCAGCCCGAGCTGCTGACCTTCACCCGCGAGCTGCTGCTCGAGGAGCGGGCGCAGGAGGTGACCGAGGAGGCGTACCCCCTGACGTGGCGCCAGGGGGACCTCGAGCTGCCGCTGACCTACCAGTTCGAGCCGGGCAGCGCCGCCGACGGCGTCACCGTGCACGTCCCGGTGCAGGTGCTCAACCGCCTGTCCGCGGAGGGCTTCGACTGGCAGGTGCCGGGGCTGCGCCACGAGCTCGTCACCGCGCTCATCCGGAGCCTGCCCAAGCCGGTGCGGGTGCGCTTCGTCCCCGCGCCCGACCACGCCCGGGCGGCGCTGGAGCGCATCCGCCCCGAGGACGGGCCGCTGCTCGACGTGCTCACCGAGGAGCTGCACCGGGCGTCGGGGGCGCCGGTGCCGTGGGACGCGTGGGACCTCGACAAGGTCCCGGCGCACCTGCGGATGACGTTCCGGGTGGAGGGCCGGCGCGGGGAGGTCCTCGGCGAGGGGAAGGACCTCGACGAGCTGGTGCGCGCGCTGCAGCCGACCGTGCGCCGGGCCGTCTCCCGCGTGGTGTCCGGCGTGGAGCGGGCCGGGCTCACGGCCTGGCCCGACGGGGACCTGCCGCGGCGCGTGCAGCAGCAGCGCGAGGGGCACCTCGTCGAGGGCTTCCCGGCGCTGGCCGACGAGGGGGCCACCGTCGCCGTACGGGTCATGGCGACCCCCTCCGAGCAGGAGGCCGCCCACGCGGCCGGCACCCGGCGGCTGCTGCTGCTCACCACCCCGTCGCCGGTCAAGGGCGTGGTGCAGGGTCTGTCGAACCGCGCGAAGCTCGCCCTGAGCGACAACCCGCACGGCGGCGTCCTGCCGCTGCTCGAGGACTGCCTGGCCGCCGCGGTCGACGGCGTCGTGGCCGACCAGGGCGGACCGGCGTGGGACGCGGGCGGGTTCGCCCGGCTCCGCGACGCGGTGCGGGCGGAGTCCCACGACCGGCTCGAGCAGGTGCTCGCCCAGGTGGAGCAGGTGCTGGCGACCGCGTCCTCGGTGCGCCGGCGCATCACGGGCACGACGGTGATGAGCCTGCTGCCGGCGCTCACCGACGCCCGCGCCCAGCTCGACGGGCTCGTGCACCCCGGCTTCGTCGCCGAGGCGGGGACCCGGCGGCTGCCCGACCTCGTCCGCTACCTGCGCGCGCTCGACCAGCGGCTCCAGCGGCTGCCCGACGATCCCCACCGAGACCGCGCCGCCATGGTGCAGGTGCAGCGGGCGCAGGAGGCGTACGAGGAGACCCTCGCCGCGCTGGCGCCGGCGCGGCGGGCCACGCAGGAGGTCCGGGCGGTGCGGTGGATGCTCGAGGAGCTGCGCGTCAGCCTCTTCGCCCAGACCCTCGGCACCGCGCACCCGGTGTCGGAGAAGCGCATCCTCAAGGCGCTCGCGGCGCTGTAG